One Schistocerca nitens isolate TAMUIC-IGC-003100 chromosome 1, iqSchNite1.1, whole genome shotgun sequence DNA segment encodes these proteins:
- the LOC126249750 gene encoding malectin-A translates to MLLQSVNTSFSFFISCIVFLFGVSRVTGVGEVIYAINAGGESHTDSLGVRYERDPLHGKVGTASDYGKQLIIGRVPPTDQLLYQTERYHHSTFGYDIPIHEDGEYVMILKFCEVYFNAPNMKVFDVVLNGDLTIVPDLDIFDRVGRGVAHDEYIPFSVVKGKLYYNEEESDIRGGKIRVEFIKGYRDNPKINAICVVKGKLENIPKLAPLPNEPDSDDYQEESEERRASKNRRPSGPRTPDPYSVDETSVMLPVFVAIGAFIPLLFCLCKL, encoded by the exons ATGCTTCTGCAATCAGTGAACAcaagtttttccttttttataagCTGCATAGTGTTCTTATTCGGTGTTTCGCGAGTTACCGGCGTAGGAGAGGTGATATATGCAATTAACGCAGGCGGCGAATCGCACACAGACAGTTTGGGGGTAAGATATGAAAGGGATCCTCTCCACGGAAAGGTGGGAACAGCATCTGACTATGGAAAGCAGCTTATAATAGGAAGGGTACCGCCTACGGATCAGCTGTTGTATCAGACGGAACGGTATCATCATAGCACTTTTGGTTACGATATACCCATTCATGAAGACGGAGAGTATGTTATGATCCTGAAGTTTTGCGAAGTATATTTTAATGCACCAAACATGAAG GTGTTCGATGTTGTTCTAAATGGGGATCTCACAATAGTTCCAGACTTAGATATTTTTGATAGAGTTGGGAGAGGAGTTGCTCATGATGAATACATACCATTCAGTGTTGTAAAAGGGAAACTTTACTATAATGAAGAAGAGTCTGATATACGTGGAGGGAAGATAAGAGTCGAATTTATCAAG GGATATCGAGACAACCCTAAAATAAACGCAATTTGTGTAGTAAAAGGAAAATTAGAAA ATATTCCAAAACTGGCACCACTCCCAAATGAGCCCGACTCAGATGACTACCAGGAAGAATCAGAGGAACGACGAGCATCAAAGAATCGTAGGCCTAGTGGTCCACGCACTCCAGACCCTTACTCAGTAGATGAGACTTCTGTTATGCTCCCTGTTTTTGTGGCCATTGGTGCATtcatccctcttcttttctgtctgtgtAAGCTGTGA